In a genomic window of Pseudomonas putida:
- a CDS encoding MFS transporter, which yields MSQELRLIRRITLKLIPFLILLYLIAYVDRSAVGFAKLHMGADIGLGDAAYGLGAGLFFIGYFLLEIPSNLMLDRFGARRWFARIMITWGAITIGMAFVQGPNSFYLMRFLLGAAEAGFFPGVLYYITQWFPVRHRGKILGLFILSQPIAMMITGPVSGGLLGMDGVLGLHGWQWLFIVIGTPAILLTWPVLRWLPDGPQQVKWMDQAEKDWLTGELQKDLQEYGQTRHGNPLHALKDKRVLLLALFYLPVTLSIYGLGLWLPTLIKQFGGSDLVTGFVSAVPYIFGIIGLLIIPRSSDRLNDRYGHLAVLYVLGAIGLFLSAWLIFPVLQLMALCLVAFSLFSCTAVFWTLPGRFFAGASAAAGIALINSVGNLGGYIGPFVIGALKEYTGNLASGLYFLSGVMVCGLILTGVVYRQLERKHVLPADEFAASARGATRT from the coding sequence ATGAGCCAGGAACTGCGGCTTATTCGTCGCATCACGCTGAAACTGATTCCCTTCCTGATCCTGCTGTACCTGATCGCCTACGTGGACCGCTCCGCCGTAGGGTTCGCCAAACTGCACATGGGCGCCGACATCGGCCTGGGTGACGCGGCGTACGGCCTGGGCGCCGGGTTGTTTTTCATCGGTTACTTCCTGCTGGAAATCCCCAGCAACCTGATGCTCGATCGCTTCGGCGCGCGGCGCTGGTTTGCGCGGATCATGATTACCTGGGGTGCCATTACCATCGGCATGGCCTTCGTCCAGGGGCCCAACAGCTTCTATCTGATGCGCTTTCTGCTCGGCGCGGCGGAGGCCGGCTTCTTCCCGGGCGTGCTGTACTACATCACCCAATGGTTCCCGGTTCGCCATCGCGGCAAGATCCTCGGCCTGTTCATCCTCTCGCAGCCGATCGCGATGATGATTACCGGTCCCGTGTCCGGCGGCCTGCTAGGCATGGACGGCGTGCTGGGTCTGCACGGCTGGCAATGGCTGTTCATCGTCATCGGCACCCCGGCGATTCTGCTGACCTGGCCGGTGCTGCGTTGGCTGCCGGATGGCCCGCAACAGGTGAAGTGGATGGACCAGGCCGAGAAGGACTGGCTGACCGGCGAGCTGCAAAAAGACCTGCAGGAATACGGCCAGACCCGTCACGGCAATCCGCTGCATGCCCTCAAGGACAAACGCGTTCTGCTGCTCGCGCTGTTCTACCTGCCGGTCACTTTGAGCATTTACGGCCTGGGCCTGTGGCTGCCGACCCTGATCAAGCAGTTCGGCGGCAGTGATCTGGTGACCGGATTCGTGTCCGCCGTGCCTTACATCTTCGGGATCATCGGCCTGCTGATCATCCCGCGCAGTTCCGACCGACTGAATGACCGCTATGGCCATCTGGCTGTGCTCTATGTGCTGGGCGCCATCGGCCTGTTCCTCAGTGCCTGGCTGATCTTTCCAGTGCTGCAGTTGATGGCGCTGTGTCTGGTGGCGTTTTCGCTGTTTTCCTGCACGGCGGTGTTCTGGACCTTGCCCGGCCGCTTCTTTGCCGGCGCCAGCGCGGCGGCGGGCATCGCGCTGATCAACTCGGTGGGCAACCTGGGCGGTTACATCGGCCCGTTCGTGATCGGCGCGCTCAAGGAATACACCGGCAACCTGGCTTCGGGGTTGTACTTCCTGTCCGGGGTGATGGTCTGCGGCCTGATTTTGACCGGCGTGGTGTATCGCCAGCTGGAGCGCAAGCATGTGCTGCCGGCGGATGAGTTTGCCGCCAGTGCGCGTGGGGCTACCCGTACCTGA
- a CDS encoding AAA family ATPase: protein MKILAIRLKNLASLAGPFEIDFTAEPLASAGLFAITGPTGAGKSTLLDALCLALFGTVPRLNNVQASAKAPDVDGEINTGDPRTLLRRGTGDGYAEVDFVGIDGRRYRARWEANRARDKAAGRLQASRQSLRDIEQDQLLASQKTEFKNRIEAVLGLNFEQFTRAVLLAQSEFSAFLKADDNDRSELLEKLTDTALYTRLGRRAFDKTKEAREAHKLLQDQASGVTPLAPEARAELDERFNNAQQQLKVQQAQLKQLELQHTWLKALRELQDAQHSASEQLQSARTHWQSLDGERLKLTRLEQLAPQRHQFARKAQIDALLTPLAAQIAQHTAQHGELGERQTQLEQQLSASRTALSEAQLRQTDSAPLLRQAFEQQSTLARLAKDTALSAETRHNAEQACTQGQSAIQLLQERQTQVAEHLQRIAAELERSTHLAPLSDAWSAYRDRLQQLMLIGNRLDQGQAELGSLEQNATAAAQALTAQKQQLEVLYKEADAEPDAVAEQIGILGTLLQDNRKQLRAIEDLTRLRASQQELDKRDAELQQRLLTAQQEREHLTQDGVKTKAELSVAEQTLNVTRELLERQRLARSASVEELRAQLQDDQPCPVCGSNEHPYHQPEALLQSLGRFDESEQANAQKAVDQLKEKLLELRAEVSGVIAQQKELLQQQEHLATQRQALAPSLEAHPSSAALLDQDAAQRDTWLARQTSQLTQSIMQDEQRQSALLTLQQDAARLTQQLRQAETAHQQAAQHLDNQQRELSNDRKRLDEELGAFASLLPAQTLEALRSEPAATFIHLDRQITERLAQLEQQKEELAEQQQRQQTLEKEQDRQQVREQQLQAAQLQFNAQAEQQQASQNTLAQLLGKHASAEQWQQQLERDVETARSAETTTAQALQDVLTQRVQIAAELKARQERLQALEGEVHELAGKIAEWRAGHPELDDVGLEDLLQVDDTQVSELRQRLQNSEKAIEQASVLLQERDKRLLDHQAQHNGNPDAEQLATALTDMQQQCVVSEQACAELRAEQAEDQRRQNANQALAQQIAEAYAEYQRWARLNALIGSATGDTFRKIAQAYNLDLLVHHANVQLRQLVRRYRLKRGGSMLGLLVMDTEMGDELRSVHSLSGGETFLVSLALALGLASMASSTLKIESLFIDEGFGSLDPDSLQLAMDALDGLQAQGRKVAVISHVQEMHERIPVQIQVQRQGNGLSTLEVK, encoded by the coding sequence ATGAAGATCCTCGCCATTCGCCTGAAGAACCTCGCGTCGCTGGCCGGCCCCTTCGAGATCGACTTCACAGCCGAACCGCTGGCCAGCGCCGGTCTGTTCGCCATCACCGGTCCCACCGGCGCGGGTAAAAGCACCTTGCTCGATGCCTTGTGCCTCGCGCTGTTCGGCACCGTGCCGCGCCTCAACAACGTTCAGGCCTCGGCCAAGGCGCCGGATGTCGATGGCGAGATCAACACCGGCGACCCGCGTACGCTGCTGCGCCGTGGCACCGGGGACGGTTATGCGGAAGTGGATTTTGTCGGCATCGACGGGCGCCGCTATCGCGCGCGTTGGGAAGCCAACCGTGCCCGTGACAAGGCCGCCGGCAGATTGCAGGCCAGTCGCCAGAGCCTGCGCGACATCGAGCAGGATCAGCTGCTGGCCAGTCAGAAGACTGAATTCAAAAACCGGATCGAAGCGGTACTGGGCCTGAATTTCGAACAGTTCACCCGCGCCGTGCTGCTGGCGCAAAGCGAGTTCAGCGCTTTTCTAAAGGCCGACGACAACGACCGCAGCGAGCTGTTGGAAAAGCTCACCGATACGGCGTTGTACACCCGCTTGGGACGTCGGGCCTTCGACAAGACCAAGGAAGCCCGCGAAGCCCACAAGTTGCTGCAGGATCAAGCCAGTGGTGTCACGCCACTGGCGCCCGAAGCCCGCGCGGAACTGGACGAGCGCTTCAATAACGCCCAACAGCAACTGAAAGTGCAGCAGGCACAGCTCAAACAGCTGGAGTTGCAGCACACCTGGCTCAAGGCGTTGCGTGAACTGCAGGACGCGCAACACAGCGCCAGTGAGCAACTGCAATCGGCCCGGACACACTGGCAAAGCCTGGATGGCGAACGCCTGAAACTGACACGTCTGGAGCAATTGGCACCGCAACGCCACCAGTTCGCCCGCAAGGCGCAGATCGATGCGCTACTGACACCCCTGGCGGCACAGATTGCCCAACATACCGCACAGCACGGGGAACTCGGCGAACGCCAGACGCAACTCGAGCAACAACTCAGCGCCAGCCGAACCGCGCTGAGCGAAGCGCAGCTGCGACAAACCGACAGCGCCCCCTTGCTGCGTCAGGCCTTTGAACAACAAAGCACCCTCGCCCGCCTGGCCAAAGACACTGCCCTGAGCGCTGAAACCCGGCACAACGCCGAGCAGGCCTGCACCCAGGGCCAAAGCGCCATTCAACTCCTGCAGGAGCGGCAAACCCAGGTCGCCGAGCACCTGCAACGCATCGCCGCCGAGCTGGAACGAAGTACCCATCTGGCCCCGTTGAGCGATGCCTGGAGTGCCTACCGCGATCGCCTGCAACAGTTGATGTTGATCGGCAATCGCCTGGATCAGGGCCAAGCGGAATTGGGCAGCCTCGAACAAAACGCCACGGCTGCCGCGCAGGCCCTCACCGCGCAGAAGCAGCAGCTGGAAGTGCTGTACAAGGAAGCGGATGCCGAACCGGACGCCGTTGCCGAGCAGATCGGCATTCTCGGCACGCTGTTGCAGGACAACCGCAAACAACTGCGGGCCATCGAAGACCTGACCCGCCTGCGGGCCAGCCAGCAGGAACTGGACAAGCGCGATGCCGAGCTGCAACAGCGCCTGCTCACCGCCCAGCAGGAGCGCGAACACCTGACTCAGGACGGGGTCAAGACCAAGGCCGAATTGAGCGTCGCCGAACAGACCCTCAACGTCACCCGCGAACTGCTGGAACGCCAGCGCCTGGCGCGCAGTGCCAGTGTCGAGGAACTGCGTGCGCAGTTGCAGGACGATCAGCCGTGCCCGGTCTGCGGCAGCAACGAACATCCGTACCATCAACCCGAAGCGTTGTTGCAAAGCCTCGGCCGCTTTGACGAAAGCGAACAGGCCAACGCGCAGAAAGCCGTCGATCAACTCAAGGAAAAACTCCTCGAGCTGCGCGCCGAAGTCAGTGGCGTGATCGCCCAGCAAAAGGAGCTGCTGCAACAGCAGGAACACCTGGCGACCCAGCGCCAGGCCCTGGCCCCGAGCCTTGAAGCGCATCCGTCGAGCGCCGCGCTGCTGGATCAGGACGCTGCCCAGCGCGATACCTGGCTTGCCCGGCAAACCAGCCAGTTGACTCAAAGCATCATGCAGGATGAGCAGCGGCAAAGCGCCCTGCTCACCCTGCAACAGGATGCGGCGCGGCTGACCCAACAATTGCGCCAGGCGGAAACCGCACATCAACAAGCGGCGCAACACCTGGACAATCAACAACGCGAACTGAGCAACGACCGCAAGCGCCTGGACGAAGAACTCGGCGCCTTCGCCAGCCTGCTGCCGGCGCAAACCCTGGAGGCACTGCGCAGCGAGCCGGCCGCTACCTTCATCCATCTCGACCGGCAGATCACCGAGCGCCTGGCACAACTTGAGCAACAGAAAGAAGAGTTGGCCGAACAGCAGCAGCGTCAGCAGACCCTGGAAAAAGAACAGGATCGCCAACAGGTCCGCGAGCAGCAATTGCAGGCCGCGCAGCTGCAGTTCAATGCCCAGGCCGAGCAACAACAAGCGAGCCAGAACACGCTTGCGCAGTTGCTCGGGAAACACGCCAGTGCCGAGCAATGGCAACAGCAACTGGAGCGTGATGTGGAGACCGCTCGCAGCGCCGAGACCACGACGGCCCAGGCACTGCAGGACGTGCTCACGCAACGGGTGCAAATCGCCGCCGAACTCAAGGCCCGACAAGAACGCCTGCAAGCGCTGGAAGGCGAAGTGCATGAACTCGCCGGCAAAATTGCCGAGTGGCGCGCCGGCCATCCGGAGCTGGATGACGTCGGTCTCGAAGATTTGCTGCAAGTCGATGACACCCAGGTCAGCGAGCTACGCCAGCGATTGCAGAACAGCGAAAAAGCCATCGAACAAGCCAGCGTGCTGCTGCAGGAGCGCGACAAGCGCCTGCTCGATCATCAGGCACAACACAATGGCAACCCGGACGCCGAGCAACTGGCGACCGCCCTCACCGACATGCAGCAACAGTGTGTCGTCAGCGAACAGGCGTGCGCCGAACTGCGGGCCGAGCAGGCCGAGGACCAGCGCCGACAAAACGCCAATCAGGCGCTGGCACAGCAAATTGCCGAGGCTTACGCCGAGTATCAACGCTGGGCGCGCCTCAATGCGTTGATCGGCTCGGCCACCGGCGACACCTTCCGCAAAATCGCCCAGGCCTACAACCTCGATCTGCTGGTGCATCACGCCAACGTGCAGTTGCGCCAGCTGGTGCGACGCTATCGCCTCAAGCGCGGCGGCAGCATGCTCGGGCTGCTGGTGATGGACACCGAGATGGGCGACGAACTGCGTTCGGTGCATTCGCTTTCCGGCGGCGAGACTTTCCTGGTGTCGCTGGCGCTTGCGCTGGGCCTGGCTTCGATGGCCTCGAGCACGCTGAAGATCGAATCGCTGTTCATCGACGAGGGCTTCGGCAGCCTCGACCCCGATTCCCTGCAATTGGCCATGGACGCCCTCGATGGCTTGCAGGCACAGGGGCGCAAGGTCGCGGTGATTTCCCACGTTCAGGAAATGCATGAACGGATTCCGGTGCAGATTCAGGTTCAACGCCAGGGCAACGGCCTGAGCACCCTGGAGGTGAAATGA
- a CDS encoding DUF5629 family protein: MSYHCVFPTQRLTAMTAVSDTLLSALEHCGMVEIDGLHAFEFALDVDDNLHIECIDGREAKHWEFTPAQIQAASFDQTLQSWLITGSDGEHRLVCIGDVFSGDNEDDEPEAK, encoded by the coding sequence ATGAGCTATCATTGCGTTTTTCCCACCCAAAGATTGACTGCCATGACTGCTGTATCCGATACCCTTCTCAGCGCCCTTGAACACTGCGGTATGGTGGAAATCGACGGGCTGCATGCCTTCGAGTTCGCCCTTGATGTCGACGACAATCTGCACATCGAATGCATTGATGGTCGCGAGGCAAAGCACTGGGAGTTCACCCCGGCGCAAATCCAGGCCGCCAGCTTCGATCAAACCCTGCAAAGCTGGTTGATCACGGGCAGCGACGGTGAGCATCGTCTGGTGTGCATCGGCGATGTTTTCAGCGGTGACAACGAAGACGACGAGCCCGAAGCTAAGTAA
- a CDS encoding glutathione S-transferase, which produces MITLFSFRRCPYAMRARMALRYAGVAVDIVEVSLKAKPAEMLALSGKGTVPVLSVDGRVIDESLDIMRWALAQNDPQDWLLKEHPQGAQRIVALIEENDQVFKVHLNRYKYAERYPEQPMEAYRAEGEVFLRKLDELLVDREYLLADHTSLADVALMPFIRQFAHVDREWFAQTPYRRLQDWLERFLTSELFTSIMKK; this is translated from the coding sequence ATGATCACGCTCTTTTCATTCCGCCGCTGCCCGTACGCCATGCGGGCGCGAATGGCCTTGCGTTACGCGGGCGTCGCCGTGGACATCGTCGAAGTCAGCCTCAAGGCCAAGCCCGCCGAAATGCTCGCCCTGTCGGGCAAGGGCACGGTGCCGGTGCTCAGCGTCGATGGCCGGGTGATCGATGAAAGCCTGGACATCATGCGCTGGGCCCTGGCACAGAACGACCCGCAGGACTGGTTGCTCAAGGAACATCCGCAGGGAGCGCAACGCATTGTGGCGCTGATCGAAGAGAACGATCAGGTGTTCAAAGTGCATTTGAATCGCTACAAATACGCCGAGCGCTATCCCGAGCAGCCTATGGAGGCCTATCGCGCCGAGGGTGAGGTGTTTTTGCGCAAGCTGGATGAGCTGTTGGTGGATCGCGAGTACCTGCTGGCTGACCACACGAGCCTGGCCGATGTGGCGCTTATGCCGTTCATTCGGCAATTCGCCCATGTCGATCGCGAGTGGTTTGCGCAGACGCCTTACCGACGATTGCAGGACTGGCTTGAGCGTTTTCTGACGTCGGAATTGTTCACGTCAATCATGAAGAAATAG
- the araD1 gene encoding AraD1 family protein, producing MRLVQFELSNGERRVGVVEGAQVLEVRGARTVRDLALAAIEAGINLEQQVQALGLGNSHDYAELLAQLRILPPLDHPDPAHMLVSGTGLTHLGSASARDKMHQQSGEEATMTDTMRIFKWGVEGGKPVAGQAGVQPEWFYKGDGSIVVRPGQPFPLPPFAEDAGEEPELSGLYVIGHDGKPYRLGFAVGNEFSDHVMERKNYLYLAHSKLRSCSYGPELRVGELPEHLAGTSRILRNGEVLWQNEFLSGEANMCHSLANLEYHHFKYSQFLRPGDVHIHFFGTATLSFADGVRTQPGDVFEISQAEFGAPLVNGIAPVEAAFEPGTVTAL from the coding sequence ATGCGTTTGGTTCAATTCGAATTGAGTAATGGCGAGCGCCGTGTCGGCGTGGTCGAAGGGGCGCAAGTCCTGGAAGTTCGCGGAGCACGGACGGTTCGCGACCTGGCCCTGGCGGCGATCGAGGCTGGGATCAATCTAGAGCAACAGGTGCAAGCCCTGGGGCTGGGCAACAGCCACGACTACGCCGAGCTGCTGGCACAATTGCGCATCCTGCCGCCGCTGGATCACCCGGACCCTGCACATATGCTGGTCAGCGGCACCGGCCTGACTCACCTGGGCAGCGCCTCGGCACGAGACAAGATGCACCAGCAGTCCGGCGAAGAAGCGACAATGACCGACACCATGCGCATCTTCAAGTGGGGCGTAGAGGGCGGTAAACCCGTAGCAGGGCAGGCCGGTGTGCAACCGGAATGGTTCTACAAGGGTGATGGCAGCATTGTCGTGCGCCCGGGCCAGCCGTTTCCGCTACCGCCGTTTGCCGAAGATGCCGGCGAAGAGCCCGAGCTGAGTGGCCTCTACGTCATTGGCCACGACGGCAAGCCATATCGCCTGGGCTTTGCCGTGGGCAACGAGTTCTCCGATCACGTCATGGAGCGCAAGAACTACCTTTACCTGGCGCATTCGAAGCTGCGCAGTTGCAGCTACGGCCCGGAGTTGCGCGTCGGCGAGTTGCCCGAGCATCTGGCCGGCACCAGTCGCATCCTGCGCAATGGCGAAGTGCTGTGGCAGAACGAGTTCCTCAGCGGCGAGGCCAACATGTGCCACAGCCTGGCGAACCTCGAGTATCACCATTTCAAATACAGCCAGTTCCTGCGCCCGGGGGACGTGCACATTCATTTCTTCGGCACCGCGACCCTTTCCTTCGCCGATGGCGTTCGCACGCAACCGGGAGACGTGTTCGAGATCAGCCAGGCCGAGTTCGGCGCGCCGCTGGTCAATGGCATCGCGCCGGTCGAAGCCGCGTTTGAACCCGGTACCGTCACCGCACTTTGA
- a CDS encoding aldehyde dehydrogenase (NADP(+)) yields MTRILGHNYIGGQRSATGTVKLQSFDAETGEALPHDFIQATPEEVDAAAKAAAAAYPSYRGLSGERRAQFLDAIADELDALGDDFVSVVCRETALPAARIIGERGRTSGQMRLFASVLRRGDFYGARIDRALPERQPLPRPDLRQYRIGVGPVAVFGASNFPLAFSTAGGDTAAALAAGCPVVFKAHSGHMATAEQVANAILRAAEKTAMPAGVFNMIYGGGVGEVLVKHPAIQAVGFTGSLKGGRALCDMAAARAQPIPVFAEMSSINPVIVLPQAIQERSDTIARGLSASVVQGCGQFCTNPGLVIGIRSPQFTGFLEQLTDLMADQPAQTMLNAGTLSSYGKGLQKLLEHPRIEHLAGQPQQGLQAQPQLFKSDVSLLIEGDEVLQEEVFGPATVVVEVADQAQLNAALNGLHGQLTATIIGEAADFEQFGELTALLEQKVGRILLNGYPTGVEVCDSMVHGGPYPATSDARGTSVGTLAIDRFLRPVCFQNYPDNLLPDALKNANPLQIQRLVDGKPSREAL; encoded by the coding sequence ATGACCCGGATTCTTGGTCACAACTACATCGGCGGCCAGCGCAGCGCCACCGGCACCGTCAAGCTGCAGAGCTTCGATGCCGAAACCGGCGAGGCGTTGCCTCATGATTTCATTCAGGCCACGCCCGAGGAAGTCGACGCCGCCGCCAAGGCTGCGGCCGCTGCGTATCCGAGCTATCGCGGCTTGAGCGGCGAGCGCCGTGCTCAGTTCCTGGACGCGATTGCCGATGAACTGGACGCGCTGGGCGATGATTTCGTCAGCGTGGTTTGCCGTGAAACCGCCTTGCCGGCTGCGCGGATCATCGGCGAGCGCGGACGCACCAGCGGCCAGATGCGCCTGTTCGCCAGCGTTCTGCGACGTGGCGATTTTTATGGCGCACGGATCGACAGGGCATTGCCTGAGCGCCAGCCGCTGCCACGTCCCGATCTGCGTCAATACCGCATCGGTGTCGGCCCGGTGGCAGTGTTCGGTGCGAGCAACTTCCCGCTGGCATTTTCCACCGCCGGTGGCGACACCGCCGCGGCCCTGGCCGCCGGTTGCCCAGTGGTGTTCAAGGCCCACAGCGGCCACATGGCCACGGCCGAGCAGGTGGCCAATGCGATCCTGCGCGCGGCGGAAAAAACCGCCATGCCGGCCGGTGTGTTCAACATGATCTACGGTGGCGGAGTCGGTGAAGTACTGGTCAAGCATCCGGCGATCCAGGCGGTGGGCTTTACCGGCTCGCTCAAGGGCGGTCGCGCGTTGTGCGACATGGCGGCGGCGCGTGCGCAGCCGATCCCGGTGTTCGCCGAGATGTCGAGCATCAACCCGGTGATTGTGCTGCCCCAGGCGATACAGGAACGCTCGGACACCATCGCCCGTGGCCTGTCGGCTTCAGTGGTTCAGGGCTGCGGTCAGTTCTGCACCAACCCCGGGCTGGTGATTGGCATTCGTTCGCCGCAATTCACTGGGTTCCTCGAACAACTGACCGACCTGATGGCCGATCAGCCGGCGCAGACCATGCTCAACGCCGGGACCCTGAGCAGTTATGGCAAGGGCTTGCAGAAGTTGCTCGAACATCCGCGCATCGAACATCTGGCGGGCCAGCCACAGCAAGGTCTCCAGGCACAACCGCAACTGTTCAAGTCTGACGTCAGCTTGCTGATCGAAGGCGACGAGGTATTGCAGGAGGAAGTGTTCGGCCCCGCCACGGTGGTGGTGGAAGTGGCGGATCAGGCGCAATTGAATGCCGCGTTGAATGGATTGCACGGTCAGCTGACCGCGACAATCATCGGTGAAGCGGCAGATTTCGAGCAGTTCGGCGAACTGACGGCGTTGCTGGAACAGAAGGTCGGCCGGATCCTGCTCAACGGCTATCCTACCGGAGTCGAAGTTTGCGATTCGATGGTCCATGGCGGTCCGTACCCGGCGACTTCCGATGCCCGTGGTACCTCGGTCGGTACCCTGGCCATCGACCGCTTCCTGCGCCCGGTGTGCTTCCAGAACTACCCGGACAACTTGCTGCCGGATGCGTTGAAAAACGCCAATCCGTTGCAAATTCAGCGACTGGTGGATGGCAAGCCATCGCGTGAGGCCCTGTAA
- a CDS encoding IlvD/Edd family dehydratase, whose amino-acid sequence MSDKKPTLRSAQWFGTADKNGFMYRSWMKNQGIADHQFHGKPIIGICNTWSELTPCNAHFRQIAEHVKRGVIEAGGFPVEFPVFSNGESNLRPTAMLTRNLASMDVEEAIRGNPIDGVVLLTGCDKTTPALLMGAASCDVPAIVVTGGPMLNGKHKGKDIGSGTVVWQLSEQVKAGTITIDDFLAAEGGMSRSAGTCNTMGTASTMACMAEALGTSLPHNAAIPAVDARRYVLAHMSGMRAVEMVREDLKLSKILTKEAFENAIRVNAAIGGSTNAVIHLKAIAGRIGVELDLDDWTRMGRGMPTIVDLQPSGRFLMEEFYYAGGLPAVLRRLGEANLIPNPNALTVNGKSIGENTKDAPIYGEDQVIRTLDNPIRADGGICVLRGNLAPLGAVLKPSAATPELMQHRGRAVVFENFDMYKARINDPELEVDASSILVMKNCGPKGYPGMAEVGNMGLPAKLLAQGVTDMVRISDARMSGTAYGTVVLHVAPEAAAGGPLAAVKEGDWIELDCASGRLHLDIPDAELAARMADLQPPQQLLVGGYRQLYIDHVLQADQGCDFDFLVGCRGAEVPRHSH is encoded by the coding sequence ATGTCTGATAAGAAACCCACCCTGCGCTCCGCCCAATGGTTTGGCACGGCCGACAAGAACGGCTTCATGTACCGCAGCTGGATGAAGAATCAGGGCATCGCCGACCACCAGTTCCACGGCAAGCCGATCATCGGCATCTGCAACACCTGGTCGGAACTGACCCCGTGCAACGCGCATTTCCGCCAGATCGCCGAGCACGTCAAACGCGGGGTGATCGAGGCTGGGGGCTTCCCGGTGGAATTCCCGGTGTTCTCCAACGGAGAATCCAACCTGCGCCCGACCGCGATGCTCACCCGCAACCTGGCGAGCATGGATGTGGAAGAAGCGATTCGTGGCAACCCGATTGACGGCGTGGTGCTGTTGACCGGTTGCGACAAAACCACCCCGGCGCTATTGATGGGTGCTGCCAGCTGCGACGTGCCAGCCATCGTCGTCACCGGCGGCCCTATGCTAAATGGCAAGCACAAAGGCAAGGACATCGGCTCCGGCACCGTGGTCTGGCAGCTCAGCGAGCAGGTCAAGGCCGGCACCATCACCATCGATGATTTCCTCGCGGCCGAGGGCGGCATGTCCCGCTCGGCCGGTACCTGCAACACCATGGGCACGGCCTCGACCATGGCCTGCATGGCTGAAGCCCTCGGCACTTCCCTGCCCCACAACGCGGCGATTCCGGCGGTGGATGCGCGCCGTTATGTGCTGGCGCACATGTCCGGCATGCGCGCGGTGGAAATGGTGCGCGAAGACTTGAAACTGTCGAAGATCCTGACCAAGGAAGCCTTCGAAAACGCCATCCGCGTCAACGCGGCGATTGGCGGTTCGACCAATGCGGTAATCCACCTCAAAGCCATTGCCGGGCGTATCGGCGTGGAGCTGGATCTGGACGACTGGACCCGCATGGGTCGCGGCATGCCGACCATTGTCGACCTGCAACCGTCCGGGCGTTTCCTGATGGAAGAGTTCTACTACGCCGGTGGTTTGCCTGCCGTGTTGCGCCGTCTCGGTGAAGCGAATCTGATCCCGAACCCGAACGCCCTGACCGTCAATGGCAAGTCCATCGGCGAAAACACCAAGGACGCGCCGATCTACGGCGAAGACCAGGTCATCCGTACCCTCGACAACCCGATCCGCGCCGATGGCGGGATCTGCGTGCTGCGCGGCAACCTGGCGCCGTTGGGTGCGGTACTCAAACCGTCTGCGGCCACCCCGGAGCTGATGCAGCATCGCGGACGCGCGGTAGTGTTCGAGAACTTCGACATGTACAAGGCGCGGATCAACGACCCGGAACTGGAAGTCGATGCCAGCTCGATCCTGGTGATGAAAAACTGCGGGCCGAAGGGTTATCCGGGTATGGCCGAAGTCGGCAACATGGGCCTGCCGGCCAAGCTGCTGGCCCAGGGCGTAACCGACATGGTGCGTATTTCCGATGCGCGCATGAGCGGCACCGCGTACGGCACCGTGGTCCTGCATGTGGCGCCGGAAGCGGCGGCTGGCGGACCTCTGGCAGCGGTGAAGGAAGGCGACTGGATCGAGCTCGACTGCGCCAGCGGCCGCCTGCACCTGGACATTCCGGATGCCGAACTGGCGGCGCGCATGGCCGACCTGCAACCGCCGCAGCAATTGCTGGTGGGCGGCTACCGTCAGCTGTACATCGACCATGTGCTGCAGGCGGATCAGGGCTGTGACTTTGACTTCCTCGTGGGTTGCCGTGGGGCCGAGGTGCCGCGTCACTCCCACTGA